The sequence TGGCGCGTCGGCGTGATGTAGGCGCTAAGCAGGTTTCCCTGTGCGTCCAGCAGCGTGTCGTGTTCCACCGGACGCCACGCCGGGTCGCTGCGATCCAGGCGTTGCTTCCGTTGATGTTCCGCGGTCTCGGCCCGCATGCGGCGGGTGTAATACTGCTTCTCGGCGGAGTTGCCGAGCTTGTCCGAGTAGACCTGCGCCACCGACGCGGTCAGGTTGATGTTGTCCGGCCGGCCGCGCAGCACGTCCTTGGCGTACTCCAGCGCATCCAGGATCGTGGTGTACTTGTTGGCCAGGCTCGCCATCTGCACGGAGATGTTGTAGGCCTTGTTCCACACCTGGAAGATGTGAACCGTGTCGAACTCCGGCTGAAGCAAACGGATCCACTCGACCTTCGTGTCGAAGTCTTCCAGGTTCTTGTCGGCCTTTTGCGACTCACTGGTCGACCAGAGGAACATGACCAGGGGCCCGCGGAGCCCACCGAGCAGCAGCGCCAGTGAGAAGCTGTTCATCGAGCCCAGCGACGACCGCGACGACCCCGACGCCGTCCCCGGCACCGCGGCCACGCTCAGGCGCTGCCGCATCGCCCAGTCGCGCGTGATGGCGGCGGCCAGGATCGCGACGATCATCACCATGATGATGCCGGCGCGCGCCCGGCTGGTGCGCGTGCGAACCAGATCGACGTCCGACGACGTGGAGGCGGATGATTTAAGCGGGGTCGTTGTCATGATGCTTGAGTTAGGGCGCGACTTCCTTGTTTCGGAAGATCACGTACGACAGGACGATCAGCGGCAACCCGAACAGCAGCAGCACCATCAGCCCATCGCCGATCGCGCCCAGCGGAATCCAGATGCCACGTTCGATGTCTTCGGTGACGGCGAAACGGCTGATGTCGGGCAGCACGCTGCTGAGCGCCTGCAGCGCCCGCGACAGCGATTCGACCGTGTTGCTGACCACCTGTGACTCGGCGGCGCCGGTCAGCTTCAGGTCGGTCACCACCTGCCGGCCGATGCCGGGCGTGAGGGCATCGCCCAACTGAAGCACGCCCCAGCGGCCGAGCAGGATCACCACGGTCAGCACGACCGCGATTGGCCACGACAGGAACGTGCTGCAGAAGACCGCGATCGCGACCACCAGGATCGCCAGCAGCCAGAGGATGAACAGGCTCTTGAACAGGTTCAGCGCGAAGCTGCGGTCGGCCTCCACCAGGGCAAGGTTCGTCTCGTTCAGCGAAATCCAGTGGCCGGGCGACGTGACCTTCAGCACCAGGTCGAAATTGCCGCCCGCCATCGCGCTGGCGGGCAGGTTGGCGTAGGCGGTGCGGCCATTTTCCGGGTGGATGACGACCGGGTCGCTCAGCGTGTTGCTCTTGCGATTGAACACCTGCAACTGCAGGTTGGTCATGCCTTCGTCGTTATCGTCGACGCCGGAGCGTTCGATGAACGACCGCACCTCGACGGGCACCTCACCGGTCTCGTCGACCTCTTGATTGCGGTAGCGATAAACGGCCACCGGCGCCACGTCGGCAACGTCGCCGCGAAGTTGTTGGCCGTGGTTGCCCATGCGGCCACGGAACGAGATCGGCAACGCATCGGGCGAGGCGGGAACGGACGGATATTCCAAGGCAAACAGCTTGTCGGGCGACGGGCTGGCGTATCCCAGTTGCGCCGCACCAACGCGCGTGCCGTACTCGTAACCGGGCACCGCGCCGCGCAGGCCGATGTGGAACCGCACCGGCGAGCCGTCGACCGACGTCTTGCGGATGGCTGCCAGGTTCGCAGGCGTCAGCTCGATGGCGACGGGCGACACCTCGTTGGGCGCGACCTCGATCGGTCGACCGCCGTTGATTTCGTTGGATGGAACGAGCGTAAAGAAGTCGCGATCCAGCACCTCAACGAACACCGCCGGTCGGCGGGCGTCCGGTGGCGCGTCGGGTTCCATGCCGGGCAGGTACGGAATGCGGACCGACTGCGTCGTCGGCGCCGTGGCGGGCATCGCCGAGGCGTCCTCGGTCGCGGTTTCACCCTTGGTCGGGCGCACCTCGACCAGCGCCACGAACCGCATCGGGGGCAATCCGTCCGCAGCCTCGACGGTGACGGGAAGGTCGTCGGCGGGCACCTCGAACGGAATCGCGATGCTCTGTTCGGACGCGCCGCTGGTGAACCGAACGCCGGTGTCCTCACCCGGTAGGCGCGAGTAGAAGTTCAGGTCCTGCGGGCGGTAGAACTCCTTGGCGTTCAGCAGGCCGGCCGACACGTAATGTTCGAGCGTTGGCCGCAGCGCCGGGTCGACTTCACCGGCCTCAAGGCGCTGGCTCACCTCACGCTGCATCGTCCACGATCGCAGGTGCAGGTAGCCGTACGTGAAGACGCCCATGATCAGCAGGATGGCCGCCGACACGCAGGCGAAACCGACGACTTTGCCCAGCACGATCTCGAGCCGCGTGGTCGGCTTGGTGACGATCGTGAAGATAACGCGGTTCTCGATTTCCTTCGGCAGGTTCGTGCAGGCCAGGATGATCGCGGTCAGCGTGACCAGCATGCCCGTGGCGAACAGGCAGAACTTGGTCGTCTGGCGAATGGCGTCCAGTTCGTCGACCGGCTTTTGGAATTGCGAGACGAGGATGACGCCGACGATGGCCAGCGGAGTGATCCACAGCACGCGGCGGCGGATTGCGTCGGTAAAGCTGACGCTGGAGACCGCCCAAATGCGCGCGGGTGACAGGCGGAGCAGATCCTTGAAGCCGAAGATCAGCAGGCCCACCACCACGATGCCCGCGGCGACGAGAAGCCCCACGTGACGAAAGAAAAAATCGGACGCGGCGAGAATGCTCGGTTCGCTCGACATGGGAATTAGCGTCTGGTCAATCGTGTCTATGGTCTACGGGGCCAAGTGGCGCACCTGCGCGTTGCTGTAAGTCGAAATCACCCTCACCTAACCTCTCCCGGCGCATGCGGGAGAGGAACCGGAGCGGCAACCGCCGACTCGAGCAACATTACGTGTCGCTGCTGGTGTACGAACCACCGGCAGCGGTCTTCTCGCGGACGATGCGCATGAACAGGTCTTCCAGCGTGGTCGTCGGGTGCGTGACCGTCGCCTCACCATGACCCATTCGGCGGATGAACTCCTGCACCTCGATGATCTGGCTCGGCGTCAGGCCGCTGGCCTCAATCTGCGTCACGTCCTTCACCTGCACGAGGTCCTTCACCTGCCCCAGCGTCTGCATCTTCCCGCGGAACAAAATCGTGATGCGGTCGCAGACGTCCTGCACGTCGGCCAGCAAGTGGCTGCACAGCAGCACCGTCTTGCCCTGTGCCTTCAGCGAAAGGATCAGGTCCTTCATCTCGCGCGTGCCGATCGGGTCGAGGCCCGTCGTCGGCTCGTCGAGCAAGATAAGGTCAGGGTTGTTAATAAGCGCCTGTGCCAGACCGATTCGGCGAGCCATGCCCTTGCTGTACTCGCGCAGCTTGCGCTTGCGAGCCTTGGCGTCCAAACCGACGGTGTCCAGCAGTGCCGGCACGCGCTTTTTGAGTTCACGGCGCGGGATTTTGAACAGCCGGCCGTAGAAGTGCAGCGTTTCCTCACCGTTCAGGAAGCGGTACAGGTACGACTCTTCGGGCAGGAAGCCGATGCGCTCGTTGATCTCCGTGCTGCCGGCCGAGTGACCCAGCACCGCGGCGCGGCCGCGCGACGGGAAGATCAGGCCCAGCAGCAGTTTAATGGTGGTGGACTTGCCCGAACCGTTGGGGCCCAGCAGGCCGAAGACTTCACCACGGTTGACGGTGAGGGACAGGTCGTCGAGCGCCCGCACCTTATCCCGGCCCCAGAAGTCCTTGTAGACCTTGGTCAGGTTGGCGGTGTAGATCGCCGACGCCGCGATGTCCGACTCCGAAACCGGGGTCGATGCGTTCACGCTTTCGGGAGCGGTTGCTGTGGTCATGCGAGAGGTCGTGGGAGACGTGGTCTACGCTCAGGCCGGGCTCCGCAGCCCGAGCCTCCAAGGGACGACATGCGCCGCCCGGGCGAAAGTCGCAGGCGAAGTGCATCGCGCACGACACCGGCGAGGCCCGAGGTCGAGCCGCGAGGAACAGGAGCGCAGAAGTGAACGGCAGCGCTCTATTCGATCGCGGATCAACGCGACGACGCGCCTCGTCTTAGCGGCCCATCGGCTTGGCGACGCGCGGCTTCGAACGAATGCGACGGCGACGCTTTTCGCTGGGCTTCTCGTAATAGGCGACGCGCTTGATGTCCTTCGTCAGGCCCTCTTTTTCACAGGCCTTCTTGAAACGACGAAGCATTTGCTCGGCGGTCTCACCGCCGCGGCTCTTGATCTTGATCATTCGGTACCTCTGGCAATCCTGCGCACCACTCGAACGGCCAAGGATGCGTCCCGATGGACGCCGGCTGAGTGGAAAAAATCGCCGACGGACTTTTGCCCCGTCGGCGGAAGGGTTAGTGTACCTTAGATCGTCTCGTACGCAATACCCAGAGCAACCCGCGCAAATGTCGCTGCAACAGACCATTACTATACGCGTGCGTTATCCGGAAGTTGACGGCATGGGCTACCTGCACCACAGCCGCTACCTCCAATATTTCGAGATGGGCCGGGTCGAGCTGCTGCGCCAGATGGGCGTCAGCTACGCCGACCTCGAGAAGACCGGCGTCTTCTTCGTCGTCGTCAAGGCCGCCCTTAACTATCGCGCCCCCGCCCGTTACGATGACGAGCTGCACCTAACCACCAAGCTCGTGAAGCAGACCCATGTGCGGTACGATCATGCCTACGAGGTTCGCCGGAGCGACACGTTGATCTGCGAGGGTACCACGACGATCGCCTGCGTCGACCGCGAGGGGCAACTTCAGGGCATTCCCGAGATCCTTACGGTCGCCAGGGTAGATTAAACCGCTTAAGTGCCGCTATAGTCAGGGGTTCATCCGCGGACCGATCCGCAGGATGAGCCAAATGTGTTCTGGAGGTGTGCCATCGCGACGATCGAGACCAAAGTGACGAAACCGAACAGCATGGACGCCGCCAGGCAGTTCGCCATTGAAGGTGCCCGCCTGGCCGCCAACACGCGCTGCGAGGACGTGGTCGTGCTGGACGTGAGCGCGATCTCCCCGATCACCGACTTCCTCATCCTCGGCACCGGCAGCAGTTCCCGGCAGATGCAGACCGTTTGTCAGGAGATCGAAGAACTGGGTGAGCCGCGCGGCTTCAAAGCGTTGAACCAGTCCGGCTTGGAAGGGGAAAGCTGGATGGTGCAGGACTTCTTCCAGGTCGTCGTCCACCTGTTCAACCGCGAGGCCCGCGGATACTACGATCTGGACGGCCTCTGGGGCGACGCCAAGAAGGTCGAGTGGCAGCAGCCGAAGAAGTAACGCACGCCGTTCATGCATCTGTTGTGGCGACGCCTGTGATCGCCCATTTGATTTGATCACTATCACATAGCGTGTCGCGCCATCCGTTGTCCTGGGTATCAACCAGGCTGACATTTTGAGCGATTCCTCTGGCGGCGGCATCGGTCCACATCGCACCTTCGCAAAGTGGCTCGTTTCCCTATGATCGGGCCATGTCTGGTTTTCTCGCATTCTCTTTCGCAGTATCCCGACGTTTGCTTCTGTTGCTCGCGGCGCTGCTCCTGCTTGCGGGCACCGGTTGCTCGCGCTTCGATGTGCTGAACGCGACCGTGCCGTCCTGGGGATACCGGCAAAACAACGGCATCTCGTACGGTCAGGCGGCCCGGCAGAAGTTGGACGTTTACCAGCCCGGCAGCCAAAAAAAGGGCGCGCCGATCGTCGTCTTCTTCTATGGCGGGGGTTGGCAGAACGGTCAGCGGACGGATTACCGCTTCGTGGCCGAGGCGTTCACGTCGTACGGGTACGTGACGGTCATTCCCGATTATCGCTTGTATCCGGAGGTGACGTTCCCGGCGTTCGTGGTCGACGGCGCGATGGCGCTGCGGTGGGTGCAGGAGAACGCCGCTCGGTTCGACGCCGACCCGAGCCGCATCTTTCTCGTCGGTCACTCGGCGGGCGCGCACATCGCGGCGTTGTTGATGTACGACGAGTCGTACCTGAACGACGTCGGCTTCGACCGCGCCGCGCTACGGGCGACCGCCGGCATCAGTGGGCCGTACGACTTTAAGGCGACCGGCTTTTACGAGCAGATCTTCCCGCAACAGGACGACCCCCAGACCCGGCGGGACTTCAACCCGATCTATTACGTCGACGGCTCCGAGCCGCCCATGCTGATGCTGCAGGGGACCGACGACAAGCTGGTCGAACAGGGAAACGCAATACGGCTGGCGAAGCGCGTGCGCGCCCAGGGCGGCCAGGCCCGGCACCTGCGGTTCCGCGGTGGCAACCATTCCGACACCGTGCTCTCGCTCGCCTGGAGCTTCCGCTGGCTGACCCCGTCGCTGCGGTACATCACGACCTTCTTCCGCGAGCACGATCCGGCGGTGGTGCAGGGGGCCCGTTAGGCGTGCTGTTGCAGCACACACGGCGAAATCCTAGTCTCGACGGCCTTCACGTTCCCTTGGTAGAGACTGGTGACCCTATCGGTGGCGAACAACTCGGTTATTCGCCACCGATACGCGTTTTGAGGAACCCGATTTATGGCCCGTCCGCTCGGCGTCTGGTCTGCGCTATCCCGGCATGATGCTGATGGGCTTGTACGGCAGGTTCATCGCGTTCAGCAGGATGCCAAGGCACAGCCAGAACCCCGCCGCCATGGCTTCGCCGACGATCAGGCCCAACGCCACCGGTTTGCCCGCGCTGTACATTCCTGCGCCACCGAAGCGCACCACCAGCGACTTCAGCGCCCAGCCGATCATAATGCTGAACCATAGGTGGGCACCGGGATAGGTGTTGATCATCAAGAAGCCTATCGGGTGCAGCGGCCAACCGGTGAAGCGGAGCCGCAGGAAGCTCAGGATGCCGGTGAAGATGAACCCGAAGGTCATGTGCGCCAGCGGGCTGTGGTTCATGTAATACTGCTGGCGGTCGTACTGCACGGTCGGCTCGACGATCATCCAGCGGGGGTTGTCGCGTGCGCCCCATTCGTTGATCGGGTCGATCGATGGCGTGCTGAGCGTGGCGGAGTAGGTGTATTCGACGATCAACAGCGACGCGAAGCTGATGACGTACCCCACAATCAACGCTAGCGCCAAACATGCCAGGAAGCGCCGGCCCTGGCCGGACTTTGGCGACGGGTCGATCGTTTGGTCGGCCATGCGCAGCGCGTGCAGGCCGTAGACGCTGGAGACCTCGCGGAAGTCGTAGTGCACGCTCTGAAGCATGGCAGCGTGGTAGTAGGTCTCCATCGAGACCGGCATCTTCACACCGTACGCCGCCAGCAGGCCGAACGGTTTATAAATCGGCACCTGAAGCTGACCGTGGACCAGACCCACCTCGGCGATGATGCGCGCGATCATCACGAACAGGAACAGCAGCAGCATCACCATCACGACCGCGCCACCGAGGCCCGCTCCGGCCAGCACGAGCCAGCCGATCATGATGACGACGCACGAGATCAACGCCCAGGCCGTCTTGCGGTACGACAGGTAGACGCCTTCGGGCTCGCCGTCGCGCTGGCCTCGAACCGCCTGCTTGGCGACCATCATCCAATGGTGCCGCCCGATCCATGCCGTCGCGACGGCGAACGCGATTAGGCCACCGAGGTGTTGGTCGCCTTGCCCCGGCGTGCTGGCGTCGCCGGCGAACGAACCGCGCATCATCTTGAAGACCTGGAACAGCAGGAAGAACGCCCACAGACTGAACGCGACCGATGACGACAGGAAATACGTAACTCCGACCACCGTGAAGAAGATGGCGGCGTCCTTCACCTTCTGATCCATGTACGCGAACGGCGGCTCAGTGAAAATTCGGGAAAAGTCGTAATAAGTCCAAATAGTAGGGAAGAATTCCGGAAAATACTTCGCCAAGCCGTTCCAGCCGTGCAGCAAGAAGACGCAGCCAAACGCGATCCAGAACCCGCGTGACCTGAAGGTCGAGTTCAGCCACTGCCCCCGGCGGGGCGTCTCGATCATCGCTAGCTGAATCTGGGCAAGCGGGAAGGGCAGCCGCTCGTTGTCGACCCATTGCCTGCGGACGATCAGCATCAGGCACATCACCGCGCCGTACATTGCCGCCAAGAAAATGCCCCACGTGATCGCAGGGCGAATCCATGCGGTCAGCGGGATCGGGCCCTCCTGAATCCAGCGGGCATGAAACCCCGTGACCACCGGATCGTTGCTCCACGTCCGACGGTCGTCGGACGAGAACTGCGGCCACAGCCAGTCGGGCAGGTTGAGGCTGAGAAAGATGCTGCGAAACTCCGAGTGCGACCGCGATTGCCACAACGGCCCCGTAAGCGACGACGGCAGATAGCGCATCAGCCCGCCACCCGGCAGGCAGCAGGCGATCAGCATCATCGACAGCGCGACGCACAACTCACCCGAGTGAAACGCCCATCTGGGTCGCCATCGCGAAAGCGGACCATTCACGCCGAGCACGAACAGGAACGTCAGCAGAACCACGCCCAGCGGCAGGTTGTTGCCCACCAGCAGCGTGTTGCGCATCGCGTAGTCGTTGTAGGCCGTCAGCCCACAGATCACGCTCGTGCCGGCCAACCCCAGCAAGACGCTTCGAAAATTGACCGCCGGCCGAACGACCGGTGGTGGGGAAATGGGTAGTTCCTGCACGCGGCGGATCGTACTGTCGGGGTTGGCGACGTGTCTATATGTGACGTGAGTGCGGGAGGCGGAAGGAAGCGGATGAACCGTAGAAACGCGGTTCAACGTTCTTCCGATCACCCCGACCGCTGGCACCGCGGGCAGAAGTGCGTCGATCGCCCGCCCAGCACGATGCGTTCGATCGTCGTTCGGCATCCCTGGCAGGCTTCGCCCGCGCGATCGTAGACGCGGTGCAGGCGCTGGAAGTCGCCCTTGTTGCCGTCGGCGTCGACGTAGTCGCGCAGGCTGCTGCCGCGGCTGCGAATGGCCCGGCGGAGGACGGTCTTGATGGCGCGGTTCAACTTCATCACCTGTGCCGGTGACACCTCGCACGCCGGCAGTAGCGGGTGAATGCCCGACGCGTGCAGCGCTTCGTCTACATAGATATTGCCAAGGCCCGCGATCAATCGCTGGTCGAGCAGCGCCACCTTGATCGCCCGCTTGGTCTTGCGCAACTGCACCGCCAGTTGCGCCGGCCGTAGGTCGAGCGGTTCGGGGCCCATCAGATCATCGCCCATCGCGGCGCCAAGCCACCACAGCCCACCGAACCGCCGTGGGTCGCGAAATCGGATGTCGAAGTTGGGAAGTTTGAATGCCACGTGCGTATGCTTCAGCAGTGGCGCGTCAGGCGGGTCGATCGTCAGTCGGCCCGTCATGCCCAGGTGAACGTAAAACCGCTCGGCCGTGGTCACCGTGAAGATGATTCGCTTGCCCCGGCGATCGATCGACTCAATACGTCGGCCGAGCAATTTCGACCGGAGGTCGACCTCAGGTGGGGTTATGACGTCTGCCCGGTGGATGAGCACGTCATTGATCGTCTGCCCGACCGCCCGTGGACGAAGCGTGGTGACGACGGTCTGGACTTCCGGCAGCTCGGGCATTTGCAACTTTCCTGTACGGGCGGCGTCTGTTTGTTGGTACTATACAGGGTAGGATCGGGGGCAACGCCAAGGTAAGCCCGTGCGATTCCTCGAGCGTGACCACCAACCGCGCCGCGCACGTTTATGAAGTCGTCCACCCGCTTGCGGGTTCGCTGTTCGATCGTCCCGGACAAGACGAGCGAGCCCGTTCGTTTGAAACCGTCCGATCAGGAACGCGACCGACCAACACGATCAGCCCATCCCCTTTTGGAGCCACAGCATGGAGTCGAAGCTCGGACTGGTTCAACCCGAACAAACGGACCTTGCCACCGACGAACTGGCCGCCATCGAAAAGCTGCAGCGTGGCTACCACGAGATGAAAGCCGAACTCGGCAAGGTGATCGTGGGGCAGGAAGCGGTCATCGAAGAACTGCTGATCGTCCTCTTCTGCCGTGGGCACGCGTTGCTCGTCGGTGTGCCCGGCTTGGCCAAGACGCTGTTGATCAGCACGCTCGCCAAGACGCTGGGCCTGTCGTTTAACCGCATTCAGTTCACGCCTGATTTAATGCCATCCGACATCACCGGCACCGAGGTGATCGAGGAGGACAAGACCACCGGCAGCCGCAGCATGCGCTTCGTGCGCGGGCCGGTCTTCGCCAACTGCATTTTGGCCGACGAGATCAACCGCACGCCCCCCAAGACGCAGGCCGCGCTGCTGGAGGCCATGCAGGAGCACCAGGTGACCGCAGGCGGCAAACTGCACCGCTTGCCGCAACCGTTCTTCGTGCTGGCGACGCAGAACCCGGTCGAGCAGGAGGGCACCTATCCACTGCCTGAAGCGCAGCTGGACCGGTTCATGTTCAACATCAACGTGGGCTACCCCACCGAAGAAGAAGAGTTCCAGATCGTCCGCCTGACCACCGCCGGCCGAAAGGTCGAGCTGAAGCACGTGCTGGGCGCCGACGAAGTGATGACGCTGCAGGAGATCGTGCGCAAGGTGCCGGTCGCCGACCACGTCATCCGGTATGCGTTGCAGTTCAGCCGCCTGACGCGCAAGAGCGAGGGCGGCGTGCCCGACTTCGTCAACGAGTACGTGACTTGGGGTGCCGGCCCGCGTGCATCGCAGAACCTGATCTTGGCCGGCAAGGCCCGGGCGCTGCTGAAGGGTCGCTATCACGTGAGCACGGAAGACATTCGCCAGGTCGCGCTGCCAGTGTTGCGGCATCGCATCGTCACCAACTTCAACGCCGAGGCCGAGGGCGTGAAGCCCGACGTGATCGTGCGAAAGCTCATCGACCACATCCCGCGGCAGCAGTATGAAGAGCTGGATGCGCAGGCGGCGAAGATGATGAAAGGGGCCGGGGTGGCGTGAACCGCGCACTCGACCGAATATGGCCAAATAAGCGATCTCGGCGCGCTGTTTTCATCGTGCTGGTCGTCGCATGTGTCGCTTACGTTGTAATTGTCGAACTGGCACGACGTTCTCGATATAGATCGGTCGACCAAGTGTGGGTTGAGAAGGTCAATAAAGCGCTGTCGCCCGGCACAACGAGGGGGTACGCGGAAGCGTGGCTGCGGCACAACAACATTGAATACTCGTGGGGTGAAACGGATCAGATCAACGGCATCGCACGTGTTGGAGCAGTCTATGGCTTGTCGAAGAAGGACATCGGAATCACATTGCAGTTCGACGAAGGTGGCCAGCGCGTCGAATCACTCAACGTGAAGCCGGTTTATACCGGTTTCTAACGGCGGGGCAGTGGTCAGTTCGAGATAAAGAATGAGCGAAGGCGCAACCGATTATCGCAAGTACCTCGACCCGCGAACGCTCGCGCGCGTGTCGGCGCTCGACCTGCGCGCTCGGCTCATCGTCGAAGGCTTAACCGCCGGCATGCATCGCTCGCCGTATCAGGGAATCTCGGTCGAGTTCGCGCAGCATCGGCCGTACGTGCAGGGGGACGACATTCGTTACCTCGACTGGAAGGTCTTCGGCCGCAACGACAAGTTTTACTTGAAGCAGTACATCGAGGAGACGAACCTCCACCTGATCCTGATCGTCGACGCCAGCGAGAGCATGGGCTACGGCACCGTGAAGACCGACGCCGGCGTCTGGACGAAGTACGACCACGCCACCGCCATCGCGGCTTCCATGGCGTACATGGCGATTCAACAGCAGGACTCAGTGGGGCTGGCGATCTTCGACCAGACGCTGAGCCGTTACTTCAAGCCCAGCAACTCGCCGGCCCAGTGGAAGACGGTCGTCAACGAACTGCAGCAGGTGCCGCGATGGAACAAGACCAGCACGGGCAAGATCCTTGATTCGCTCGCTGAGAAGCTGCACCACCGCAGTGTGATCGTCATCCTGTCCGACTTCTTCGACGACCTGGAAAGCATTAAGACCGGCCTGCGGCATCTGCGCTACAAGAAGCACGAGCTGATGCTCTTCCAGATCCTGGACCCGGCCGAGATCGAGTTCCCGTTTGAAGACGTGACCATGTTCCAAGGCATGGAAGAGGCCGGCCAACTGCTGACCGAACCGCGGGCGCTGCGCGAGAGCTATCTGGAACAGCTGCGCGAGTTTACGGATGGTTTGAAGAAGCTCTGCCGTGGGATGAACATCGACTTCACCCGCATGAACAGCAGCGAGTCGTTGGATGTGGCACTTAGCACGTTCTTGGCGAACCGTGCCGCGACGATGAAGTAGTTCAATGCAGAGGCGCAGAGAAAGGAACGCAGAGTGATGCAAAGAAGAAATGCGTTTGGCAGAAGCCTT is a genomic window of Tepidisphaeraceae bacterium containing:
- a CDS encoding DUF58 domain-containing protein codes for the protein MSEGATDYRKYLDPRTLARVSALDLRARLIVEGLTAGMHRSPYQGISVEFAQHRPYVQGDDIRYLDWKVFGRNDKFYLKQYIEETNLHLILIVDASESMGYGTVKTDAGVWTKYDHATAIAASMAYMAIQQQDSVGLAIFDQTLSRYFKPSNSPAQWKTVVNELQQVPRWNKTSTGKILDSLAEKLHHRSVIVILSDFFDDLESIKTGLRHLRYKKHELMLFQILDPAEIEFPFEDVTMFQGMEEAGQLLTEPRALRESYLEQLREFTDGLKKLCRGMNIDFTRMNSSESLDVALSTFLANRAATMK